One region of Halomicrobium sp. LC1Hm genomic DNA includes:
- the hemB gene encoding porphobilinogen synthase gives MQPTRRPRRLRTDGVRGLVSETTLSPADLIAPIFVDATTDERVPIETMPGHERVPVEAVVDRVEEVLATGVEAVIVFGVPEAKDERGSRAWATDGVVQRAVRSITDETDAYVITDVCLCEYTSHGHCGIVEAGAADDPTLTVCNDPTLELLSKTAVSHARAGADMVAPSSMTDGMVGAIREALDDDGFSDVPIMSYAAKYESAFYGPFRDAADGAPAFGDRRHYQMDPANGREAMREVALDVEQGADVLMVKPALPYLDVVREIRESYDHPVAAYNVSGEYAMLHAASEKGWLDLDAVAHESLLSIKRAGADLILTYFAEDIAQRL, from the coding sequence CACGCTCTCGCCAGCGGACCTGATCGCGCCGATCTTCGTCGACGCCACCACCGACGAGCGGGTGCCCATCGAGACGATGCCGGGTCACGAACGCGTTCCCGTCGAGGCGGTCGTCGACCGCGTCGAGGAGGTGCTGGCGACCGGCGTCGAGGCGGTGATCGTCTTCGGCGTCCCCGAGGCAAAGGACGAACGCGGCTCGCGAGCCTGGGCGACCGACGGCGTCGTCCAGCGCGCGGTCCGATCGATCACCGACGAGACCGACGCCTACGTCATCACGGACGTGTGTCTCTGTGAGTACACCAGTCACGGCCACTGCGGGATCGTCGAGGCGGGCGCGGCCGACGACCCGACGCTGACGGTCTGCAACGACCCGACCCTGGAACTGCTCTCGAAGACGGCGGTCTCGCACGCTCGCGCGGGAGCGGACATGGTCGCGCCCTCCAGCATGACCGACGGGATGGTCGGGGCGATCCGCGAGGCGCTCGACGACGACGGCTTCTCGGACGTGCCGATCATGAGCTACGCGGCCAAGTACGAGTCGGCCTTCTACGGTCCCTTCCGCGACGCCGCCGACGGCGCACCCGCCTTCGGCGACCGGCGACACTACCAGATGGACCCCGCGAACGGCCGCGAGGCCATGCGCGAGGTCGCCCTCGACGTCGAGCAGGGCGCGGACGTGCTGATGGTCAAGCCCGCGCTGCCCTACCTCGACGTGGTCCGGGAGATCCGCGAGTCCTACGACCACCCCGTCGCCGCCTACAACGTCAGCGGCGAGTACGCGATGTTGCACGCCGCCAGCGAGAAGGGGTGGCTCGACCTCGACGCGGTCGCCCACGAGTCGCTGCTCTCGATCAAGCGGGCCGGCGCGGACCTCATCCTGACGTACTTCGCCGAGGACATCGCCCAGCGGCTCTGA
- a CDS encoding DUF6498-containing protein, producing the protein MVALHRIVPSTDSRRLELAEITVTNAVPVVGVVAFEWNVAALLVLYWFELAVDAVWAFVRALFAARPPEIDTDGLLIGAVAQRRPTLAVPWTDLRIHVVTLLTLPIAVLVVAGVWLFAGAFLVGPLGASALDDDTIASVTLATLAILCTTGVSTIRTYFLRGEYRNHNAQTAISGVVFRTFTVFFVAMFTLTMVGLVTAGPDTTLASLDPTAVGPALLIAIIGLKFASDFLGVYSDRLAVYFVSYDEAYGWSQAPPEPQSVASVPADAADRVRPTLAGRVLGGALRLPQHPGVAFLGVFLLAVAALFAFGSAWLVVGLLVALAVAVPLTLVSIDHLLRYGAVEYRAAQDERALVAYDRLFGVSLWRVEAWDETAVRIERTLLDRLLGTETVVVELPDDEHLLPHLPATTPILSVFDREPDRPQS; encoded by the coding sequence ATGGTCGCCCTCCACCGGATCGTCCCGTCGACGGACAGCCGTCGGCTCGAACTCGCAGAGATCACTGTCACCAACGCCGTGCCGGTCGTCGGCGTCGTCGCCTTCGAGTGGAACGTCGCCGCCCTCCTCGTGCTCTACTGGTTCGAACTCGCCGTCGACGCGGTGTGGGCGTTCGTGCGTGCGCTGTTTGCCGCCCGACCGCCCGAGATCGACACCGACGGGCTGTTGATCGGAGCGGTGGCACAGCGCCGGCCGACGCTCGCCGTTCCGTGGACCGACCTCCGGATCCACGTCGTGACGCTACTGACCCTCCCGATCGCGGTGCTGGTCGTCGCCGGGGTCTGGCTGTTCGCCGGTGCCTTCCTCGTCGGCCCGCTGGGCGCGTCGGCACTCGACGACGACACGATCGCGAGCGTGACCCTGGCCACGCTTGCGATCCTCTGTACCACCGGTGTGTCGACGATACGGACCTACTTCCTGCGTGGCGAGTACCGGAACCACAACGCCCAGACCGCCATCAGCGGTGTCGTCTTTCGCACCTTCACCGTGTTCTTCGTCGCCATGTTCACGCTCACGATGGTCGGCCTCGTCACCGCTGGACCCGACACGACGCTGGCGTCGCTCGACCCCACCGCCGTCGGTCCGGCGCTGCTGATCGCGATTATCGGTCTGAAGTTCGCCTCTGACTTCCTGGGCGTGTACAGCGACCGACTCGCCGTCTACTTCGTCTCGTACGACGAGGCGTACGGGTGGTCTCAGGCCCCGCCCGAGCCCCAGTCGGTCGCGAGCGTGCCCGCCGACGCGGCCGATCGGGTTCGACCGACGCTCGCGGGTCGCGTCCTCGGGGGCGCGCTACGCCTCCCACAGCACCCGGGGGTCGCGTTTCTCGGTGTCTTTCTGCTGGCCGTCGCGGCGCTGTTTGCCTTCGGCAGCGCCTGGCTCGTCGTGGGGCTCCTGGTCGCGCTGGCCGTTGCGGTTCCACTGACACTCGTCTCTATCGATCACCTGTTGCGATACGGCGCAGTTGAGTACCGCGCCGCGCAGGACGAGCGTGCCCTCGTCGCGTACGACCGGCTGTTCGGCGTCTCGCTGTGGCGCGTCGAAGCCTGGGACGAGACGGCCGTTCGGATCGAACGGACGCTTCTCGATCGGCTGCTCGGCACTGAGACGGTCGTCGTCGAGTTGCCCGACGACGAGCACCTGCTCCCGCATCTCCCCGCGACGACGCCGATCCTGTCGGTCTTCGACCGCGAGCCCGATCGACCCCAGTCGTGA
- a CDS encoding ammonium transporter: MTYELLQSNPETIVEGVNLLWVLVVTFLIFFMHAGFAMLEAGQVRSKNVANQLTKNLLTWSVGVALFFLVGATVEGLVGGAGLSWQMNGSSSGWVTWLFGAVFAMTAATIVSGAVAGRAKLRAYITYTVLIAAVIYPVVSGMSWYEGGLLAGLGFADFAGGMVVHGMGGIAGLTAAYVLGPRMGRYNEDGSANVIPGHSMTFAVLGTLILAFGWYGFNVGTAATVFSIEEGAIALGDFSYVGRVAMTTTIAMASGAIGAGLISWAKTSKVDTLYVANGLLAGLVGITAIPNTTTWWGAFLVGGLAGAQLPVVFEFVEKRLQIDDVCAVFPVHGSAGVLGTLLYSFVAVDAWAGGANVGFMIDGFVTQLIGVAIITVWTVAATALIWGALKAVGQARVTPEHEQEGLDVSEHGVETYPEFGSGEGVVADGGTTNFSEVTNDD, from the coding sequence ATGACGTACGAACTACTACAGTCGAACCCAGAAACGATTGTCGAGGGAGTCAACCTCCTGTGGGTACTGGTGGTAACGTTCCTGATCTTCTTCATGCACGCGGGCTTCGCCATGCTGGAGGCGGGCCAGGTGCGCTCGAAGAACGTCGCGAACCAGCTGACGAAGAACCTCCTGACCTGGAGTGTCGGCGTCGCACTGTTCTTCCTCGTCGGGGCGACCGTCGAGGGACTGGTCGGCGGTGCCGGACTCTCCTGGCAGATGAACGGTAGCTCGTCGGGCTGGGTGACGTGGCTGTTCGGGGCCGTCTTCGCGATGACGGCGGCGACGATCGTCTCCGGGGCCGTCGCCGGTCGCGCGAAGCTCCGCGCGTACATCACGTACACGGTCCTCATCGCCGCAGTGATCTACCCGGTCGTCAGCGGGATGTCGTGGTACGAGGGCGGGCTCCTCGCGGGCCTTGGCTTCGCCGACTTCGCTGGCGGCATGGTCGTCCACGGCATGGGCGGTATCGCCGGTCTGACGGCGGCCTACGTGCTCGGTCCGCGCATGGGACGGTACAACGAGGACGGCAGCGCAAACGTCATCCCCGGCCACTCGATGACCTTCGCCGTGCTGGGGACGCTGATCCTCGCTTTCGGCTGGTACGGCTTCAACGTCGGCACCGCCGCCACCGTCTTCAGCATCGAAGAGGGCGCAATCGCGCTCGGTGACTTCTCGTACGTCGGGCGTGTCGCGATGACGACGACGATCGCCATGGCCAGCGGGGCCATCGGTGCCGGTCTGATCTCCTGGGCCAAGACCAGCAAAGTCGACACGCTGTACGTCGCCAACGGTCTCCTCGCCGGTCTGGTCGGCATCACCGCGATCCCCAACACGACGACCTGGTGGGGTGCCTTCCTGGTCGGCGGGCTCGCCGGTGCACAGCTGCCGGTCGTCTTCGAGTTCGTCGAGAAACGCCTCCAGATCGACGACGTGTGTGCAGTCTTCCCGGTCCACGGGAGCGCGGGCGTCCTCGGGACCCTGCTGTACTCCTTCGTCGCGGTCGACGCCTGGGCCGGCGGTGCCAACGTCGGCTTCATGATCGACGGCTTCGTCACGCAGCTGATCGGCGTCGCGATCATCACGGTCTGGACCGTCGCCGCGACCGCCCTCATCTGGGGCGCTCTCAAGGCGGTCGGACAGGCACGCGTCACGCCTGAGCACGAACAGGAAGGCCTGGACGTCTCGGAGCACGGCGTCGAGACCTACCCCGAGTTCGGCAGCGGCGAGGGCGTCGTCGCCGACGGTGGGACGACGAACTTCTCGGAGGTGACCAACGATGACTGA
- a CDS encoding P-II family nitrogen regulator, translating to MTDEIKMVVAMVRPDKLGDVKESLAEVGAPSLTVTNVSGRGSQPAKKGQWRGEEYVVDLHQKVKIECVVADIPADDVVDAIQEGAHTGEPGDGKIFVIDVEDAVQVRTGERGPDAV from the coding sequence ATGACTGACGAGATCAAGATGGTCGTCGCGATGGTGCGGCCGGACAAGCTCGGCGACGTCAAGGAGTCGCTGGCGGAAGTCGGCGCGCCGTCGCTGACGGTGACGAACGTCTCCGGCCGCGGTTCACAGCCGGCCAAGAAAGGCCAGTGGCGCGGCGAGGAGTACGTCGTCGACCTCCACCAGAAAGTCAAAATCGAGTGTGTCGTCGCCGACATCCCGGCCGACGACGTGGTCGATGCGATCCAGGAGGGGGCACACACCGGCGAGCCCGGCGACGGGAAGATCTTCGTGATCGACGTGGAGGATGCAGTGCAGGTCCGGACGGGTGAACGCGGACCGGACGCCGTCTGA
- a CDS encoding Lrp/AsnC family transcriptional regulator — MNVDDTERRIVNALLEDGRATPRDISGATGIAEPTVSQRIEQLETHGVIEGYEPRIDYESLGYDVTAVFQLTIDGDGLPGVPERLGDTEQMIGVYEVTGSHDVVAIGKFTDTAAMNARIKELMTDDDITAVETSVVLNTVTEYGQFRVEGE; from the coding sequence ATGAACGTCGACGACACCGAGCGCCGGATCGTCAACGCCCTCCTGGAGGACGGCCGCGCCACTCCCCGCGACATCTCCGGGGCGACCGGGATCGCGGAGCCGACCGTCTCCCAGCGGATCGAACAGCTCGAAACCCACGGCGTCATCGAGGGGTACGAGCCCCGCATCGACTACGAGTCGCTTGGCTACGACGTGACGGCCGTCTTCCAGCTGACGATCGACGGCGACGGACTGCCCGGCGTCCCGGAGCGACTCGGCGACACCGAGCAGATGATCGGCGTCTACGAGGTGACCGGGAGCCACGACGTGGTCGCGATCGGGAAGTTCACGGACACCGCGGCGATGAACGCACGGATCAAGGAACTGATGACCGACGACGACATCACCGCCGTCGAAACGTCGGTCGTGCTCAACACGGTCACGGAGTACGGGCAGTTTCGCGTCGAGGGCGAGTAA
- a CDS encoding chemotaxis protein CheC yields MSLQVDVRKLDLFNKMAKEGSGTVADHLSQLTGVDASVRTSQINFLDIGDVKTHLGNDERIGIYVELTEAPGGYVLFVLDPDHGKRLAGQMMGGIQGADEGFSQMEESALQEIGNIMTSGFIDGWANVLDATIDMTTPTLLVDDTATIIDSMGGWPDSDLVFVVDSHIVAEGADIDMTVYTFPQLEDLVAMIQDIDLDTDVAEDTTASDLL; encoded by the coding sequence ATGAGCCTGCAAGTCGACGTGCGGAAACTCGACCTCTTCAACAAGATGGCCAAGGAGGGATCGGGCACCGTCGCCGATCACCTCTCGCAACTGACCGGTGTCGACGCCTCGGTGCGGACGTCTCAGATCAACTTTCTCGACATCGGCGACGTCAAGACCCACCTCGGAAACGACGAGCGGATCGGCATCTACGTCGAGCTGACCGAGGCTCCCGGCGGCTACGTGCTGTTCGTCCTTGATCCCGACCACGGCAAGCGCCTGGCCGGACAGATGATGGGCGGTATCCAGGGGGCCGACGAGGGGTTCTCCCAGATGGAGGAGTCGGCGCTCCAGGAGATCGGCAACATCATGACCAGCGGCTTCATCGACGGGTGGGCGAACGTCCTCGACGCGACCATCGACATGACGACGCCGACCCTGCTGGTCGACGACACGGCGACGATCATCGACTCGATGGGCGGGTGGCCCGACTCCGACCTCGTCTTCGTCGTCGACTCACACATCGTCGCCGAGGGGGCGGACATCGACATGACGGTGTACACTTTCCCCCAGCTCGAAGACCTCGTGGCGATGATCCAGGACATCGACCTCGACACCGACGTGGCAGAAGATACGACAGCCAGCGATCTGCTGTAG
- a CDS encoding molybdopterin synthase — protein MHVLGVAGPSDVGKTTLVERVCERLAERGRVATIKHCTHAPDVDTEGKDTARHRAAGAAVSYGLADDAWFATGEDRGLDETLDELARSYDYAVVEGYSGARIPTVALGGRDHAGRRLAAGETAGDVDVAALVEALHDCEPYETLGSLVARVKAANDSDRAGAIATFTGRVRERDDPDDTPTEYLEFEKYEGVADEKLAAIERELCERDGVFEVALYHRTGVVEAGEDIVFVVVLAGHRREAFRAVEDGIDRLKDEVPLFKKEVTVEDAVWAHER, from the coding sequence ATGCACGTTCTGGGAGTCGCCGGCCCGTCGGACGTGGGGAAGACGACCCTCGTCGAGCGGGTCTGCGAGCGGTTGGCCGAGCGGGGCCGCGTCGCGACGATCAAGCACTGCACGCACGCCCCCGACGTGGACACCGAGGGCAAGGACACCGCCCGCCACCGGGCGGCCGGCGCGGCGGTGAGCTACGGTCTCGCCGACGACGCGTGGTTCGCGACGGGCGAGGATCGGGGCCTCGACGAGACGCTCGACGAACTCGCGCGGTCGTACGACTACGCCGTCGTCGAGGGGTACTCCGGGGCGCGGATTCCGACGGTGGCGCTTGGCGGGCGCGACCACGCCGGGCGACGGCTCGCGGCGGGCGAGACCGCGGGCGACGTGGACGTGGCGGCGCTGGTCGAGGCGCTCCACGACTGCGAGCCCTACGAGACGCTTGGCTCGCTCGTGGCACGGGTCAAAGCGGCGAACGACAGCGACCGTGCCGGCGCGATCGCGACGTTTACCGGACGGGTCCGCGAGCGCGACGACCCCGACGACACGCCGACGGAGTACCTGGAATTCGAGAAGTACGAGGGCGTCGCCGACGAGAAGCTGGCCGCGATCGAGCGAGAACTGTGCGAGCGCGATGGCGTCTTCGAGGTCGCGCTGTACCACCGCACGGGCGTCGTCGAAGCCGGCGAGGACATCGTCTTCGTCGTCGTTCTTGCGGGCCACCGCCGCGAGGCGTTCCGAGCGGTGGAGGACGGGATCGACCGGCTCAAAGACGAGGTCCCGCTGTTCAAGAAAGAGGTCACCGTCGAAGACGCCGTCTGGGCGCACGAGCGGTAA
- the moaC gene encoding cyclic pyranopterin monophosphate synthase MoaC has product MDEFSHVEDDAAQMVDVGDKAVVDRRAVASGRIDLEPSTAESIETGAVLKGNVLATARVAAIQAVKRTWDDIPMCHPLSIDGVTVDFEVREDGVESSVEVSSTGQTGVEMEALNGVTRALLTVWDMVKSAEKDADGQYPDTRISDVRVDAKVKGAES; this is encoded by the coding sequence ATGGACGAGTTCAGCCACGTCGAGGACGACGCGGCACAGATGGTCGACGTCGGCGACAAGGCCGTCGTCGACCGCCGGGCGGTCGCGAGCGGTCGGATCGACCTCGAACCGTCGACGGCCGAGTCGATCGAGACCGGTGCGGTCCTGAAGGGCAACGTGCTGGCGACGGCCCGCGTCGCCGCGATCCAGGCCGTCAAGCGCACCTGGGACGACATCCCGATGTGTCACCCGCTGTCGATCGACGGCGTCACCGTCGACTTCGAGGTCCGCGAGGACGGCGTCGAGAGCAGCGTCGAGGTGTCCTCGACCGGCCAGACCGGCGTCGAGATGGAGGCGCTCAACGGCGTCACCCGCGCACTGTTGACGGTCTGGGACATGGTGAAGTCGGCCGAGAAAGACGCCGACGGGCAGTATCCCGACACGCGCATCTCGGACGTGCGCGTGGACGCGAAGGTCAAGGGGGCGGAGTCGTGA
- a CDS encoding molybdenum cofactor biosynthesis protein B: MSDHREHGESGHGEHGHHDHSHDDHDHHHHGTDETLDVAVLTISSSRSSDEDESGPVASRAIEDAGHRVAVTDVVADDEAAIRERVETLAGERADGETVDVIVTTGGTGLTPDDVTVEAIRPLLDPEIPGVGEYFRRLSHEQVGTAAMLTRATAGIVGETAVYAFPGSPDAIALGVESVLLPEVGHVVGLARR, from the coding sequence GTGAGCGATCACCGCGAGCATGGTGAGAGCGGCCACGGCGAGCACGGCCACCACGATCACAGCCACGACGACCACGACCACCATCACCACGGCACCGACGAGACCCTCGACGTCGCGGTGCTGACGATCTCTTCCTCTCGGTCGAGCGACGAAGACGAGAGCGGCCCGGTCGCGAGCAGGGCGATCGAGGACGCCGGCCACCGCGTCGCCGTCACCGACGTGGTCGCGGACGACGAGGCGGCCATCCGCGAGCGCGTCGAGACGCTGGCGGGCGAGCGTGCCGACGGAGAGACCGTCGACGTGATCGTCACCACCGGCGGGACGGGGTTGACGCCCGACGACGTGACCGTCGAGGCGATCCGCCCGCTGTTGGACCCCGAGATCCCCGGCGTCGGCGAGTACTTCCGGCGGCTGAGCCACGAGCAGGTCGGAACCGCCGCCATGCTGACCCGCGCGACGGCCGGGATCGTCGGCGAGACCGCCGTCTACGCGTTCCCCGGGAGCCCCGACGCGATCGCACTGGGCGTCGAGTCGGTCCTGTTGCCCGAGGTCGGCCACGTCGTCGGGCTGGCACGGCGATGA
- a CDS encoding molybdenum cofactor biosynthesis protein MoeA, which translates to MSRRVPLADARGAVLAEELPAATPEYDRARVAGYAVAAVDVEDTRRATPVVMDVVADLAPHQDPPAETPLRTAVAVSVGAPLPPTTDAVVQTVDASRRNDDVALREPVVPGENVLSATTLGGRETVAAGTLLTARTIALLGAAGHETVPAVAEAGGVSG; encoded by the coding sequence GTGAGCCGACGGGTCCCACTCGCCGACGCTCGCGGCGCGGTCCTGGCCGAGGAACTACCGGCCGCGACGCCGGAATACGATCGCGCCCGCGTCGCTGGCTACGCCGTCGCAGCCGTCGACGTCGAGGACACGCGCCGGGCGACGCCAGTGGTGATGGACGTGGTCGCCGACCTCGCTCCGCACCAGGACCCGCCAGCGGAGACGCCGCTGCGGACCGCCGTCGCGGTCTCCGTCGGCGCGCCCCTTCCCCCGACGACGGACGCCGTCGTCCAGACGGTCGACGCCAGCCGTCGGAACGACGACGTGGCGCTGCGTGAGCCGGTGGTCCCCGGCGAGAACGTGCTCTCGGCGACGACGCTGGGCGGCCGGGAGACCGTCGCGGCCGGGACGCTCCTGACCGCGCGTACCATCGCCTTGCTTGGGGCGGCCGGCCACGAGACCGTGCCGGCTGTCGCGGAGGCGGGCGGTGTGTCGGGGTGA